A single window of Prochlorococcus marinus XMU1410 DNA harbors:
- the secY gene encoding preprotein translocase subunit SecY: MFVNKSRNPSASEILSQLFLNKELRSRVLTTLGLLLLVRLGIYIPMPGIDRVAFKSFIDQGGQLIGFLDIFTGGGISTLGIFALGILPFINASIIIQLLTASLPVLEDLQKNEGEAGRRKIAQITRYVSLGWGFLQSIIFSLILKQYAIQGISETTFVLQTSIALVTGSMLVMWFSEIITEKGIGQGASLVIFLNIVSTLPKALSSTIEKAQTGDRGDVLGIAVLLGVFLLTIVGIIFVQEGARRIPIVSAKRQIGSSTLLPTRQSYLPLKLNAGGVMPIIFASALIFLPITIANVTGNPVLIKLASSLNPGSSNPWPYALTFFSLILGFSYFYASLTINPVDVASNLKKGGVAIPGVRPGTNTANYLSGIQNRLTLLGGLFLGSVAIIPAAVERATNVQTFQGLGATSLLILVGVAIDTAKQIQTYVISQRYEGLINN, encoded by the coding sequence ATGTTTGTCAACAAAAGTAGAAATCCTAGCGCTTCTGAAATACTTTCTCAATTATTTTTAAATAAAGAGTTAAGGAGTAGAGTTTTAACTACTCTAGGTCTCCTCCTTTTAGTAAGACTTGGTATATATATCCCTATGCCTGGTATTGATAGGGTTGCTTTTAAAAGTTTTATAGATCAGGGGGGGCAATTAATAGGCTTTTTAGATATTTTTACTGGAGGAGGAATTTCAACTTTAGGAATATTCGCATTAGGCATTCTTCCCTTTATCAACGCATCAATTATTATTCAGCTTCTCACAGCTTCATTGCCTGTGCTTGAAGATTTACAAAAAAATGAAGGAGAAGCGGGAAGAAGAAAAATTGCTCAAATAACTAGATATGTTTCATTAGGATGGGGGTTTTTGCAAAGTATAATTTTTTCCTTAATTCTCAAACAATATGCTATTCAGGGAATAAGTGAAACTACATTTGTCCTGCAAACCTCCATTGCCTTAGTTACTGGCTCAATGTTAGTTATGTGGTTTAGTGAAATTATTACGGAGAAAGGGATAGGTCAAGGAGCTTCATTGGTAATTTTTTTGAATATTGTTTCGACTTTACCTAAGGCTCTAAGTTCAACCATTGAAAAAGCTCAAACTGGTGATAGAGGAGATGTTTTAGGTATAGCAGTTTTACTTGGAGTATTTTTACTGACAATTGTTGGGATCATTTTTGTCCAGGAGGGAGCAAGACGCATTCCTATTGTTAGTGCAAAAAGGCAGATAGGAAGTTCAACACTACTTCCTACGAGGCAAAGTTATTTACCTTTGAAATTAAATGCAGGAGGAGTCATGCCTATCATATTTGCATCTGCTTTAATCTTTTTACCTATTACTATTGCAAATGTTACGGGTAATCCAGTCTTAATCAAGTTAGCCAGTAGTTTAAATCCAGGGTCTTCTAATCCATGGCCATATGCTCTTACATTCTTCTCCTTGATTTTGGGGTTTTCCTATTTTTATGCATCTCTTACTATCAATCCAGTTGATGTAGCTTCAAATTTAAAAAAAGGAGGAGTAGCGATACCGGGAGTTAGACCAGGAACTAATACAGCAAATTACCTATCAGGCATACAAAATAGGTTGACTTTATTGGGAGGATTATTTCTGGGTTCAGTCGCTATAATCCCTGCTGCAGTAGAGAGAGCTACAAATGTTCAGACCTTTCAAGGTCTAGGAGCAACTTCATTACTTATTCTTGTGGGTGTTGCTATAGATACTGCTAAGCAAATTCAAACTTATGTTATTTCACAAAGGTATGAGGGATTAATTAACAATTAA
- the rplO gene encoding 50S ribosomal protein L15: MTSALNTLKSNSGSRKKKLRKGRGIAAGQGASCGFGMRGQKSRSGRPTRPGFEGGQMPLYRRVPKLKHFEIINQKNFSIINLEKLNDFKDNDTVNLDSLVKKGLIFKPKFPLKILGNGKLNVKLKVQAHAFTKVAKQKIEDAGGSCELINNK, from the coding sequence ATGACTTCAGCATTAAATACACTTAAATCAAACTCTGGCTCGAGAAAGAAAAAATTAAGAAAGGGTAGAGGAATTGCAGCCGGTCAGGGTGCATCATGTGGTTTTGGAATGAGAGGACAAAAGTCACGTTCCGGAAGACCTACACGTCCAGGTTTTGAAGGGGGCCAAATGCCTTTATATAGAAGAGTTCCAAAATTAAAGCACTTTGAAATAATTAATCAAAAGAACTTTTCCATAATTAATTTAGAAAAATTAAATGATTTCAAAGATAACGATACTGTTAACCTAGACTCACTAGTTAAGAAAGGATTAATCTTCAAGCCAAAATTTCCTTTAAAAATCCTTGGTAACGGAAAGCTTAATGTAAAGTTAAAAGTCCAAGCTCATGCATTTACAAAAGTTGCAAAACAAAAAATTGAGGACGCTGGTGGATCCTGCGAGCTTATAAATAATAAATAA
- the rpsE gene encoding 30S ribosomal protein S5, which yields MTDTPTKQEIQSKNDNVPGATPVEQKKNNRNDRKRNRRGDSKNLERDSDWQERVVQIRRVSKTVKGGKKMSFRAIVVVGNEKGQVGVGVGKAGDVIGAVRKGVSDGKKNLVRVPLTPSNSIPTLSLGRDGAANVLIRPAAPGTGVIAGGSIRTVLELAGIKNVLAKRLGSKTPLNNARAAMVALSQLRTHKSASRERGISLEQLYS from the coding sequence ATGACTGACACTCCAACAAAACAAGAAATTCAATCCAAGAACGATAATGTTCCTGGAGCTACGCCTGTAGAACAAAAAAAGAATAATCGTAATGATCGAAAAAGAAATAGAAGAGGTGATTCAAAAAATCTAGAGAGAGATTCTGATTGGCAAGAAAGAGTTGTTCAAATTCGACGCGTTTCTAAGACTGTTAAAGGTGGAAAAAAAATGAGTTTTAGAGCAATTGTTGTAGTAGGCAACGAAAAAGGTCAAGTTGGAGTTGGAGTTGGTAAAGCAGGGGATGTTATTGGTGCGGTGAGAAAGGGAGTTTCAGATGGTAAAAAGAATCTTGTTAGGGTGCCTTTAACCCCAAGTAATTCAATACCGACTTTATCTTTAGGTCGAGATGGTGCTGCTAATGTTTTAATTAGACCAGCTGCCCCAGGTACAGGTGTAATTGCTGGTGGCTCAATAAGAACAGTTTTAGAATTAGCCGGCATAAAAAATGTTTTAGCAAAAAGATTGGGTAGTAAAACACCTTTGAATAATGCTAGAGCTGCTATGGTAGCTCTTTCTCAATTAAGAACACACAAATCCGCCTCTAGGGAGAGAGGCATCTCACTTGAACAGCTCTATTCTTAA
- the rplR gene encoding 50S ribosomal protein L18 has product MTKLSRKLQTQKRHRRLRRFLIGDATRPRLSVFRSNNHIYAQVIDDSAQKTICSASTVDKELREKSEKLPSDCNSSSIVGKLLAKRAIKKGIKQVIFDRGGNLYHGRVKALADAAREAGLEF; this is encoded by the coding sequence ATGACCAAACTTTCCAGGAAATTACAAACCCAAAAAAGACATAGAAGATTAAGGAGATTCTTAATTGGAGATGCAACTCGTCCAAGATTGTCTGTTTTTCGCTCTAATAACCATATTTATGCTCAGGTTATAGATGATAGCGCTCAAAAAACTATTTGCTCAGCTTCAACTGTTGATAAAGAACTAAGAGAAAAATCTGAGAAATTACCTTCTGATTGTAATTCTTCTTCCATTGTTGGAAAATTATTAGCAAAGAGAGCGATAAAAAAAGGTATTAAGCAAGTAATTTTTGACCGTGGAGGTAATTTATATCACGGTAGAGTAAAGGCACTTGCAGATGCTGCTCGTGAAGCTGGCCTAGAATTCTAA
- the rplF gene encoding 50S ribosomal protein L6: protein MSRIGKTPVLIPDKVSVDFDGLTVTVKGPKGELKRQMPEGVSFDKKDNTVVVSPTTTKILSRQRHGLCRALIANMVEGVSQGYSKKLEIVGVGSRAQVKGKNLVVSAGYSHPIEMIPPDGITYKVESNTNVTVSGIDKEIVGNEAAKIRSIRPPEPYKGKGIKYHDERILRKAGKSGKK, encoded by the coding sequence ATGTCAAGAATTGGGAAAACACCAGTACTAATACCAGATAAAGTATCTGTTGATTTTGATGGATTAACAGTTACAGTTAAAGGCCCTAAGGGTGAGTTAAAACGTCAGATGCCAGAAGGAGTTAGTTTTGATAAAAAAGATAATACTGTTGTTGTAAGTCCCACTACTACCAAAATACTTTCAAGGCAAAGACATGGTTTATGTAGAGCTTTAATTGCAAATATGGTTGAAGGGGTTAGTCAAGGTTATTCAAAAAAACTTGAAATTGTAGGCGTTGGATCGAGAGCACAAGTAAAAGGTAAAAATCTAGTTGTTAGTGCAGGATATAGTCATCCTATAGAAATGATCCCCCCTGATGGTATAACATACAAGGTTGAGAGTAATACAAACGTTACTGTATCTGGAATTGATAAGGAAATTGTTGGTAATGAAGCAGCAAAAATCAGATCAATTAGACCTCCAGAACCATATAAAGGTAAAGGAATTAAATATCATGATGAGAGAATTCTCAGAAAAGCTGGTAAATCTGGCAAAAAATAA
- the rpsH gene encoding 30S ribosomal protein S8, which yields MSNHDPISDMLTRIRNASQKKHTTTSIPSSKMSLSIAKVLQKEGFISDINEEGEGYKSQITLGLKYSGKNKFPTIRSMQRVSKPGLRIYKNTRALPKVLGGLGVAIISTSKGVMSDRDARKQGIGGEVLCYVY from the coding sequence ATGTCAAATCACGATCCTATTTCAGATATGCTTACTCGAATTAGAAATGCGAGTCAAAAAAAGCATACAACCACATCAATCCCAAGTTCAAAAATGTCCCTAAGTATTGCAAAAGTGCTTCAAAAAGAGGGTTTCATTTCTGACATTAATGAAGAAGGTGAAGGCTATAAGTCACAAATAACACTTGGTCTGAAATATAGTGGCAAGAATAAATTCCCTACTATTCGATCCATGCAAAGAGTTAGTAAACCTGGTCTGAGAATTTATAAAAATACTAGAGCTTTACCAAAAGTACTAGGGGGTCTAGGAGTTGCTATTATATCTACTTCTAAAGGTGTCATGAGTGATCGTGATGCTAGGAAGCAAGGTATAGGTGGCGAAGTACTTTGCTATGTTTATTAA
- the rplE gene encoding 50S ribosomal protein L5: MTLKNRYKESIRPKLLKDLGLKNIHQVPKVVKVNVNRGLGEAASNSKALEASLNEMATITGQKALVTRAKKAIAGFKIREGMPIGCTVTLRGDRMYSFLERFINLALPRIRDFRGVNPKSFDGRGNYTVGVKEQLIFPEISFDKIDSIRGMDITIVTSARSDQEGKALLQELGMPFSKN, from the coding sequence ATGACTCTAAAAAATCGCTACAAAGAATCAATAAGACCAAAACTTTTAAAGGACCTTGGTCTTAAAAATATTCATCAAGTACCTAAAGTTGTCAAAGTCAACGTTAACAGAGGTCTTGGTGAGGCAGCTTCAAATTCAAAAGCTTTAGAGGCTTCCTTGAATGAAATGGCAACAATTACAGGGCAAAAGGCACTAGTAACTAGGGCCAAAAAAGCTATCGCGGGTTTTAAAATTCGTGAGGGTATGCCAATTGGTTGTACTGTAACTTTGAGAGGTGACAGGATGTATTCCTTTTTAGAGAGATTTATAAATCTAGCTTTACCAAGAATAAGAGACTTTAGAGGAGTTAATCCAAAAAGTTTTGATGGGAGAGGGAATTACACCGTTGGAGTGAAAGAGCAATTAATTTTTCCTGAAATCTCTTTTGATAAAATAGATTCAATAAGAGGTATGGATATAACTATTGTCACTAGTGCGAGATCAGATCAAGAGGGTAAAGCTCTCTTGCAAGAGTTAGGAATGCCTTTTAGTAAGAATTAA
- the rplX gene encoding 50S ribosomal protein L24: MLDSLKQKNNFQRIKMRIKTGDFVKVINGKEKGKTGEVLKTIPLENRVVVKGINLRTKHVKPTQEGETGRILTEEASLHASNVMFFSKDKNLTSKIEYFIDKEGVKKRRLKKTGEVID, encoded by the coding sequence ATGTTGGATTCATTAAAACAAAAGAATAATTTCCAAAGAATAAAAATGAGAATCAAAACTGGAGATTTTGTAAAGGTAATTAATGGGAAAGAAAAGGGCAAAACTGGAGAGGTTTTAAAAACTATCCCCCTTGAAAATAGAGTTGTAGTTAAAGGAATTAACCTTAGGACTAAACATGTAAAACCAACTCAGGAAGGCGAAACTGGAAGAATACTTACAGAAGAAGCATCTTTACATGCATCAAATGTAATGTTTTTTTCAAAGGATAAAAATCTTACAAGTAAGATTGAATACTTTATTGATAAAGAGGGGGTTAAGAAAAGAAGATTGAAGAAAACTGGTGAAGTAATTGATTAA
- the rplN gene encoding 50S ribosomal protein L14 has translation MIQQETYLTVADNSGAKRLQCIRVLGSNRRYAHVGDVIVATVKDALPNMGVKKSEVVKAVIVRTKATLRRNTGNSIRFDDNAAVLINEDKNPKGTRVFGPVARELRDKNYTKIVSLAPEVI, from the coding sequence ATGATTCAACAAGAAACCTATTTAACAGTTGCTGATAATAGCGGAGCGAAAAGACTCCAATGTATTAGGGTCTTAGGTTCTAATAGAAGATACGCACATGTTGGAGATGTAATTGTAGCAACTGTTAAAGATGCTCTTCCGAATATGGGAGTTAAAAAATCTGAAGTTGTGAAAGCTGTCATAGTTAGAACAAAAGCAACATTAAGAAGAAATACTGGTAATTCAATCAGATTTGATGATAATGCTGCCGTCTTGATTAATGAGGATAAGAATCCAAAAGGTACTAGAGTTTTTGGTCCTGTAGCCAGAGAACTGCGGGATAAAAATTATACTAAAATTGTTTCTCTTGCTCCGGAGGTGATTTAA
- the rpsQ gene encoding 30S ribosomal protein S17, translating to MALKERIGTVVSDKMDKTVVVAVINRYPHPTYKKIVSRTTRYKAHDPENTCVLGDRVKIRETRPLSAHKRWAIEEILNKTSQIKEVKK from the coding sequence ATGGCACTTAAAGAAAGAATTGGTACTGTTGTCAGCGACAAAATGGATAAAACAGTTGTTGTTGCTGTTATTAACAGATATCCACATCCTACTTATAAAAAAATTGTAAGTAGAACTACGAGATATAAGGCTCATGATCCTGAAAATACATGTGTTTTAGGAGATCGAGTTAAAATCAGAGAAACTAGACCTCTTAGCGCTCATAAAAGATGGGCAATAGAAGAGATCCTCAATAAAACAAGCCAGATTAAGGAGGTTAAAAAATGA
- the rpmC gene encoding 50S ribosomal protein L29, producing MKNSESLKEFKKLNSDQITEKINQLRKDLFDLRFKQATRQLNETHKFKIIKKQVAQLLTLSKSQSASKTTSD from the coding sequence ATGAAAAACTCAGAGTCACTTAAGGAATTTAAAAAATTAAATTCTGATCAAATCACTGAAAAGATTAACCAATTAAGAAAAGATCTTTTTGATTTGAGATTCAAGCAAGCTACAAGACAGCTCAATGAAACTCATAAATTTAAAATCATCAAGAAACAAGTTGCGCAATTACTAACTCTCAGTAAGAGTCAATCTGCTTCTAAAACTACTTCTGATTAA
- the rplP gene encoding 50S ribosomal protein L16, with amino-acid sequence MLSPKRTKFRKQHRGRMRGVASKGNTIAFGQFALQAQDCGWVTARQIEASRRAMTRYIKRGGQIWIRIFPDKPVTMRPAETRMGSGKGNPEFWVAVVKPGRILFEMGGEDITEEIAKEAMRLAQYKLPVKTKFISIDKNLENSSQENTKNSKKSQEEVKQ; translated from the coding sequence ATGCTTAGTCCAAAACGTACTAAATTCCGTAAACAACATAGAGGCAGAATGAGGGGTGTAGCCTCAAAAGGTAATACTATTGCATTCGGTCAATTTGCTCTCCAAGCTCAAGACTGTGGCTGGGTAACTGCACGTCAGATTGAAGCAAGCAGAAGAGCTATGACTAGATATATCAAACGTGGTGGTCAAATCTGGATAAGAATATTTCCTGATAAACCCGTAACCATGAGACCTGCCGAAACTAGAATGGGTTCTGGAAAAGGTAATCCAGAGTTTTGGGTCGCAGTTGTAAAACCTGGAAGAATACTTTTTGAAATGGGTGGTGAGGATATCACTGAGGAAATAGCAAAGGAAGCTATGCGTCTGGCTCAATACAAACTTCCAGTAAAAACTAAATTTATCTCCATTGATAAAAATCTAGAAAATTCCTCCCAAGAAAATACAAAAAATAGTAAAAAATCTCAAGAGGAGGTTAAACAATGA
- the rpsC gene encoding 30S ribosomal protein S3, giving the protein MGHKIHPSGLRLGITKEHRSKWFATSKTYPILLQEDFKIRTFIQKKYGAAGISDILIARKADQLELELKTARPGVIVGRQGSGIEELRSGIQKTIGDRTRQVRINVVEVERVDADAFLLAEYIAQQLEKRVAFRRTIRMALQRAQRAGVLGLKIQVGGRLNGAEIARTEWTREGRVPLHTLRAEIDYATREANTTYGVLGIKVWVFKGEVLPKEEQTIPVGVSPKRKASRRPQQFEDRSNENS; this is encoded by the coding sequence ATGGGACATAAAATACATCCTTCTGGACTAAGATTAGGAATTACAAAAGAGCATCGCTCTAAGTGGTTTGCTACTTCTAAAACATATCCAATTCTTCTCCAAGAAGATTTTAAAATTCGTACCTTCATACAAAAAAAATATGGAGCAGCAGGAATTAGCGATATCTTAATAGCAAGAAAAGCTGACCAACTGGAACTTGAATTAAAAACAGCAAGACCAGGAGTTATAGTTGGAAGACAAGGAAGTGGTATTGAAGAATTAAGATCTGGCATTCAAAAAACTATAGGTGATAGAACAAGGCAAGTCAGAATAAACGTTGTAGAAGTTGAACGCGTAGACGCTGATGCTTTTTTACTAGCTGAATATATTGCTCAACAACTAGAAAAAAGAGTCGCCTTTAGAAGAACTATTAGGATGGCCTTACAAAGGGCTCAAAGGGCTGGAGTTCTAGGTCTTAAAATTCAAGTAGGGGGAAGGTTGAATGGTGCTGAAATAGCAAGAACTGAGTGGACTAGAGAAGGTAGAGTACCTTTACATACTTTGAGAGCTGAAATTGACTACGCAACACGTGAAGCTAATACAACTTACGGTGTTCTAGGCATTAAAGTTTGGGTTTTCAAAGGTGAAGTTCTCCCTAAAGAAGAACAAACTATCCCTGTGGGTGTGAGCCCTAAGAGGAAAGCTAGTAGAAGACCTCAGCAATTTGAGGATCGTTCAAATGAGAATTCATAG
- the rplV gene encoding 50S ribosomal protein L22: protein MTKTPETTKTAIAHGNYVRGSASKVRRVLDQIRGRSYRDALIMLEFMPYRSTDPITKVLRSAVANAEHNLGMDPSTLVISSAWANSGPVMKRYRPRAQGRAFSIKKQTCHISISVESAPTQTNAEVQN, encoded by the coding sequence ATGACAAAAACACCTGAAACAACAAAAACAGCAATTGCTCATGGGAATTATGTTCGCGGATCAGCCTCTAAAGTGAGAAGAGTTTTGGATCAGATAAGGGGTAGATCTTATAGAGATGCATTGATTATGTTGGAATTTATGCCTTACAGATCTACAGACCCCATTACTAAAGTTCTAAGATCTGCTGTTGCTAATGCAGAACATAACCTTGGAATGGATCCATCTACCCTAGTTATTTCCTCTGCATGGGCTAATAGTGGTCCAGTAATGAAAAGGTATAGACCCAGAGCTCAAGGTCGAGCTTTTTCAATTAAAAAACAGACTTGCCACATCAGTATTTCTGTTGAGTCTGCTCCTACTCAAACTAATGCGGAGGTACAAAACTAA